The Paenibacillus tianjinensis genome has a window encoding:
- the mgsA gene encoding methylglyoxal synthase yields MLKIAFIAHDRKKEEMVNFVTAYENVFTGLELYSTGTTGQRIMDVTQLKIHRFMSGPLGGDQQIGSLVAQDELDLIIFLRDPLMAQPHEPDITALLRLCDVYGIPVATNIATAEILVKAIDRGDFGWRELVHKYKPGVDE; encoded by the coding sequence ATGTTGAAGATTGCCTTTATTGCACATGACCGGAAAAAAGAAGAGATGGTCAATTTCGTTACCGCTTATGAGAATGTTTTTACCGGGCTGGAATTGTATTCAACAGGAACTACGGGCCAGCGGATTATGGATGTAACCCAGCTTAAAATTCACCGTTTCATGTCTGGACCGCTCGGCGGAGACCAGCAGATCGGTTCGCTGGTGGCTCAGGATGAGCTGGATCTGATTATCTTCCTGCGTGATCCGCTAATGGCACAGCCGCATGAGCCGGATATCACGGCACTGCTCCGTTTGTGCGATGTGTACGGTATTCCGGTAGCGACCAATATCGCTACAGCTGAAATTCTGGTAAAGGCGATCGACCGCGGCGATTTCGGATGGCGGGAGCTGGTACATAAATACAAGCCGGGTGTGGATGAATAA
- the dapB gene encoding 4-hydroxy-tetrahydrodipicolinate reductase — MSDKIRVIVSGAGGRMGKEVVKLVLQDEELELAAAVDRSAGETDAGRMVGLEECGITVTSDLEAALAGSRGDVLVDFTIPQSAYANTSLAIKYGVRPVIGTTGFTPEQIAELDKQCQEQGIGGLIAPNFSIGAILLMKFAAQAAKYFPHLEIIEYHGDQKLDAPSGTAIKTAEMISEARQELRQGNPQEEEIIEGARGGLYNGFRIHSVRLPGVFAQEEVVFGGFGQSLKIRHDSYERAGYMPGVKMGIQKVMEYTGLIYGFEHFIE, encoded by the coding sequence GTGAGCGACAAGATCAGAGTGATTGTCTCCGGAGCAGGAGGCAGAATGGGTAAAGAGGTTGTTAAGCTGGTACTGCAGGATGAAGAACTGGAACTTGCGGCGGCGGTAGACCGTTCAGCAGGCGAAACAGATGCAGGCCGCATGGTAGGATTAGAGGAGTGCGGAATAACAGTTACTTCGGATCTGGAAGCTGCCTTGGCAGGAAGCCGCGGAGATGTGCTTGTTGATTTTACAATTCCGCAATCGGCTTATGCCAACACTTCGCTTGCAATCAAATACGGGGTGCGTCCGGTCATAGGGACGACCGGGTTCACCCCGGAGCAGATTGCCGAGCTGGACAAGCAATGTCAGGAGCAGGGAATCGGCGGGCTCATTGCCCCGAACTTCTCCATTGGTGCGATTCTGCTGATGAAATTCGCCGCACAAGCGGCTAAGTATTTCCCGCATCTGGAAATTATCGAGTATCATGGTGATCAGAAGCTGGATGCCCCGTCAGGTACAGCGATCAAAACGGCTGAGATGATCTCTGAAGCCCGGCAGGAGCTCCGCCAGGGTAATCCGCAGGAAGAGGAGATTATCGAGGGGGCGCGCGGGGGTTTATATAACGGCTTCCGGATTCACAGCGTCCGTCTTCCCGGCGTATTTGCCCAGGAGGAAGTAGTATTCGGCGGTTTTGGACAATCGCTAAAAATCCGCCATGATTCATACGAGCGGGCAGGTTACATGCCAGGGGTCAAAATGGGTATCCAGAAAGTGATGGAATACACAGGCTTGATCTATGGCTTTGAGCATTTTATTGAATAG
- a CDS encoding tetratricopeptide repeat protein — MNHNDYVNAAYRSILRSDFEEAIQYFEAAISASPDDAEVRYRCSITYARSGMMDKALEHALAAVKLDSGKPEYHLHLQHLQALKLVQEAKRLLEDEAGGTLNPYRPVTLLKEAISLDPLYGDAYVWLAIAHSRMNEHVQAIAAMKEVIALHPDDSGLRQLMKDLQRSLQKYIH; from the coding sequence ATGAATCATAACGATTATGTCAATGCGGCATACCGGTCTATTTTACGCAGCGACTTTGAAGAGGCAATTCAATATTTTGAAGCTGCGATATCAGCCAGCCCGGACGACGCCGAGGTAAGATACCGGTGTTCGATTACCTATGCACGCAGCGGGATGATGGATAAGGCGCTGGAGCATGCGCTCGCAGCGGTGAAGCTGGATAGCGGCAAGCCGGAATACCATTTGCATCTCCAGCATTTGCAGGCCCTTAAGCTTGTTCAGGAGGCTAAACGTCTGCTGGAGGATGAAGCAGGAGGGACGCTTAATCCATATCGGCCGGTCACACTCCTGAAAGAAGCGATTTCACTAGATCCTCTGTATGGGGACGCCTATGTCTGGCTTGCGATTGCGCATAGCCGGATGAATGAGCATGTACAGGCGATTGCCGCGATGAAAGAGGTTATTGCCCTCCACCCGGATGACTCCGGTCTCCGGCAGCTTATGAAAGACCTGCAAAGATCATTGCAAAAATATATCCACTAA
- a CDS encoding nucleotide pyrophosphohydrolase — MDKSLSEIQREVDAYISQFKEGYFSPLSMLARMSEEVGELAREVNHQFGEKPKKADEADNSIELELGDILFITVCFANSLGIDLTEAHNKVMHKFNTRDAGRWTLKNTD, encoded by the coding sequence ATGGATAAAAGTCTTAGTGAGATACAGCGCGAAGTCGATGCTTATATCTCACAGTTTAAGGAAGGTTACTTCAGCCCGTTGTCAATGCTGGCCCGTATGTCGGAAGAAGTGGGTGAGCTGGCCCGCGAAGTGAACCATCAGTTCGGCGAAAAGCCTAAAAAGGCAGACGAGGCGGACAATTCTATTGAACTTGAACTCGGTGATATTCTGTTCATAACCGTATGCTTCGCCAATTCTCTGGGCATTGACCTGACGGAAGCCCATAATAAAGTGATGCACAAGTTCAATACCCGTGACGCCGGACGGTGGACACTTAAAAACACCGATTAG
- a CDS encoding YitT family protein: MKSLNAMNIGKTVAPIMLGAAIYAFGLLYFIVPNQLMEGGVTGITILLNYAFDIPIFLTTLLLNLPLFLLGWKVLGSHQIVYTGVGIGALSFFLWVFERLIAAGWLVPFSTEHDFILASLYAGVTLGLGLGIVFRYGGTTGGVDIVARILGRKFGWSMGQIILAVDVIIIGASLLYIPREKILYTLVAVFISSRVIDFIQEGAYAAKAFTIISDDAPQIADLITAEMERGVTLIPAIGAYSKQAKHMVYCVVSRQEIRRLSQLVKSIDPTAFVIISDVHDVMGEGFRES, encoded by the coding sequence ATGAAATCATTAAATGCAATGAATATCGGCAAAACAGTAGCGCCTATCATGCTGGGTGCGGCAATATATGCGTTCGGGCTCCTGTACTTTATCGTCCCCAATCAGCTGATGGAGGGAGGAGTAACTGGGATTACCATCCTGCTGAACTATGCCTTTGATATTCCGATCTTCCTGACTACGCTGCTGCTGAATCTTCCGCTGTTCCTTCTGGGCTGGAAAGTGCTTGGTTCACATCAGATTGTCTATACCGGTGTCGGTATTGGGGCATTGTCTTTTTTCCTGTGGGTTTTTGAACGGCTGATTGCCGCAGGCTGGCTGGTGCCCTTCAGCACCGAGCACGATTTTATTCTCGCTTCATTATATGCCGGGGTCACACTTGGCCTTGGACTCGGTATCGTCTTCCGGTACGGCGGGACCACTGGCGGCGTTGACATCGTGGCCCGGATTCTCGGGCGCAAATTCGGCTGGAGCATGGGCCAGATTATCTTAGCTGTCGACGTTATCATTATCGGCGCATCATTGCTCTACATACCCCGTGAAAAAATATTGTATACCCTTGTAGCCGTATTCATCTCTTCACGTGTGATTGATTTCATCCAAGAAGGCGCTTATGCCGCCAAGGCTTTCACAATCATCAGCGACGATGCTCCACAAATCGCGGACCTGATCACTGCCGAAATGGAGCGCGGTGTGACGCTGATCCCGGCCATCGGCGCGTATTCGAAGCAAGCCAAGCATATGGTCTACTGTGTTGTTTCCCGCCAGGAAATCCGCCGGCTCAGCCAATTAGTGAAGTCTATTGATCCTACGGCATTTGTAATTATCAGCGATGTTCACGATGTCATGGGCGAAGGCTTCCGGGAATCATGA